In a genomic window of Agarivorans albus:
- a CDS encoding PTS mannitol transporter subunit IICB, with translation MSANNLKVGVQSIGRFLSAMVMPNIGAFIAWGLITALFIPTGWLPNESLAALVGPMILYLLPLLIGYTGGKIVGGDRGAVAGAVTTMGVIVGTDIPMFMGAMIVGPLGGLAISKFDTWVHGKIKPGFEMLVNNFSLGIIGMIMAMVAYVIIGPVVSVLTTALGDGVGWIVDRSLLPLVSIIVEPAKILFLNNAINHGVFTPLGAEQSAEVGASIFYLIETNPGPGLGILLAYMVVGKGTAQKSAYGASIIHFFGGIHEIYFPYILMKPRLIIAVIAGGMAGVAFNMITGNALVGPPSPGSVFALVLMSTGGMGILLTLGSIAVAATTSFLVASVIIRRDASETDDLEAAQAAVDANKAESKGQIPAGASASIAAGGEVKSIVVACDAGMGSSAMGATVLRGKIKDAGLDINVTNSAINDLHDADIVITQQELSARAKEKLPSARHVSIGNFMDASFYDKLVASLKA, from the coding sequence ATGTCTGCTAACAATTTAAAGGTTGGCGTTCAGTCAATCGGACGTTTTTTGAGTGCGATGGTTATGCCAAATATCGGGGCATTTATCGCGTGGGGTTTAATTACAGCTTTATTCATCCCAACAGGGTGGTTACCTAACGAGAGTTTGGCCGCCTTAGTTGGACCAATGATCTTGTATTTACTACCTCTACTCATTGGTTACACCGGCGGTAAAATTGTCGGCGGAGATCGCGGAGCTGTTGCCGGTGCCGTGACCACCATGGGTGTTATTGTGGGAACCGACATCCCCATGTTTATGGGCGCGATGATAGTAGGTCCGCTGGGTGGTCTTGCTATCTCTAAGTTTGATACTTGGGTGCATGGTAAAATTAAACCGGGTTTTGAGATGTTGGTAAACAACTTCTCGCTTGGGATCATCGGCATGATCATGGCAATGGTTGCTTATGTGATTATTGGCCCTGTGGTTTCGGTGCTAACTACCGCGTTAGGCGATGGTGTGGGCTGGATTGTAGACCGTTCTTTATTGCCGCTAGTATCGATTATTGTTGAGCCAGCTAAGATCTTGTTCTTGAATAATGCAATTAACCACGGCGTATTTACTCCACTTGGTGCTGAGCAATCAGCTGAAGTTGGCGCTTCTATTTTCTATCTTATCGAGACTAACCCTGGTCCTGGTTTAGGCATTTTGCTTGCCTACATGGTTGTAGGTAAAGGTACTGCTCAAAAATCAGCGTATGGTGCATCTATTATCCACTTCTTTGGTGGTATCCACGAAATTTACTTCCCATACATCTTAATGAAGCCACGCTTAATCATCGCGGTAATTGCTGGTGGTATGGCAGGCGTTGCTTTCAATATGATTACTGGTAATGCCTTAGTAGGTCCACCATCTCCAGGTTCGGTATTTGCCTTAGTGCTTATGTCTACTGGTGGTATGGGTATCTTGCTAACCCTAGGTTCCATTGCTGTTGCAGCAACAACTTCATTCCTAGTTGCATCGGTGATTATTCGTCGAGACGCATCAGAGACTGATGACTTAGAAGCAGCGCAAGCAGCGGTTGATGCCAACAAAGCAGAATCAAAAGGTCAAATCCCTGCAGGTGCTAGCGCTTCAATAGCTGCCGGCGGTGAAGTGAAATCTATTGTTGTTGCTTGTGATGCAGGTATGGGCTCATCAGCCATGGGCGCCACAGTGCTAAGAGGCAAGATTAAAGATGCAGGCTTAGATATTAATGTCACCAATTCAGCCATCAACGATTTGCATGATGCCGACATTGTAATTACTCAACAAGAGTTGTCTGCCAGAGCCAAAGAGAAGTTACCTAGTGCCCGTCACGTGAGCATCGGAAACTTCATGGATGCAAGCTTCTACGACAAATTAGTCGCAAGCCTTAAAGCCTGA
- a CDS encoding efflux RND transporter periplasmic adaptor subunit, which produces MLLRIHTLAALTVTTLLTACSEPVETVTDNALSVLTISINESAAQPEREFNARVEPAELTPLSFRIAGELTQMSIKPGQHVQKGQLLAQLDDRKLKQQVDDAQATFSLAERQLNRAQGLVGKSLLSQEEYDVLKANYELAGVDYQLAKAQLKYSQLRAPFEGLVAEVPKQSFETVTPGETAVSIYQDDLVYVRLQLPDNLLAQIDPTERNYNYQPKAKYAGNDTLYPITFLEHTSEPNPETQAFEVWMSMPQVEPAILPGTSVTMYVDLDAAGLVGRSGYLLPMTALDPGNNDQQFYVWKVTEGRAQKVEVQVAQIHTKGVLVSEGLSQGDQIIVSSLAKLRNGLSVTTKSQEQ; this is translated from the coding sequence ATGTTGTTAAGAATCCATACCTTGGCTGCGTTAACCGTTACTACATTGCTTACTGCTTGCAGTGAGCCAGTAGAAACTGTCACTGATAATGCCTTATCGGTATTAACAATTAGTATTAATGAATCTGCAGCTCAGCCGGAACGAGAGTTTAATGCCCGCGTTGAGCCAGCTGAATTGACGCCTTTATCATTTCGTATTGCTGGCGAATTGACCCAAATGTCGATCAAGCCTGGTCAACACGTTCAAAAGGGTCAACTATTAGCTCAGCTTGATGATAGAAAGCTAAAACAACAAGTAGACGATGCCCAAGCAACGTTTAGTCTAGCCGAGCGCCAGTTAAACCGCGCCCAAGGCTTGGTAGGTAAAAGCTTATTGTCTCAAGAAGAATACGATGTGCTTAAAGCTAACTATGAGTTGGCAGGTGTAGATTATCAGTTGGCTAAAGCGCAGCTTAAATACAGCCAGTTACGCGCACCATTTGAAGGCCTAGTTGCAGAAGTACCAAAGCAGTCTTTTGAAACAGTAACGCCTGGCGAGACGGCAGTATCTATTTACCAAGATGATTTAGTTTATGTTCGCCTGCAGTTGCCCGATAACTTGCTTGCTCAAATAGACCCAACGGAACGTAACTATAATTACCAACCTAAAGCTAAATACGCAGGTAACGATACACTTTACCCAATTACCTTTTTAGAACATACCTCGGAGCCTAACCCCGAGACCCAAGCGTTTGAGGTATGGATGAGTATGCCACAAGTCGAGCCAGCTATTTTGCCTGGAACCTCTGTCACTATGTATGTTGATTTAGATGCGGCTGGCCTTGTTGGCCGCAGTGGATACTTGTTACCTATGACAGCATTAGACCCTGGCAATAACGATCAACAATTTTACGTATGGAAAGTGACTGAAGGGCGTGCCCAAAAGGTTGAAGTTCAAGTAGCACAAATACATACCAAAGGCGTGTTAGTAAGTGAAGGCTTAAGCCAAGGCGACCAAATCATTGTTTCAAGCTTAGCCAAGCTTAGAAATGGACTTTCTGTAACCACTAAATCTCAGGAGCAATAA
- a CDS encoding DeoR family transcriptional regulator, translating to MPAKLRHNRILDHLQENTVASVQQLVELLDCSPATVRRDIIDLDTQGKLKKIRNGAEKILSPNVVSSPGMVGFYPNISDYENYEESDRIARKAVDLCEVRDNIFVGEGQIPFLMGKYLTDTHVHVYSNYLPLLTYLISQSYPHLVVLGGQYIKSQSLLVSPDNHTSYQGRYLIVSGDGLTEAGLTKSALLTFMEEKKMLQYADKVVAMVSADKVGVFGGLSLFSLDEIDIVITGENADKAMIELLQENNIQVYLV from the coding sequence ATGCCAGCCAAGCTTCGTCATAATAGAATTTTAGACCACCTCCAAGAGAATACTGTGGCCAGTGTTCAACAATTAGTAGAGCTTCTAGATTGCTCTCCTGCTACAGTTCGCCGCGACATTATCGACCTAGATACCCAAGGAAAATTAAAAAAGATACGTAACGGCGCCGAGAAGATACTCTCGCCCAATGTTGTTAGTTCACCCGGTATGGTGGGGTTTTATCCAAACATATCTGACTATGAAAACTATGAAGAGTCAGACCGCATTGCGCGTAAAGCAGTAGACTTGTGTGAAGTAAGAGACAACATTTTTGTTGGTGAAGGGCAGATCCCATTCTTAATGGGGAAATATTTAACTGATACTCATGTGCATGTTTACTCTAACTACCTGCCTTTGCTTACTTATTTGATTTCTCAGAGCTACCCTCACCTAGTTGTTTTGGGTGGGCAGTACATTAAAAGCCAAAGCTTATTAGTGTCTCCAGATAACCATACTTCGTATCAGGGGCGCTATTTAATAGTAAGCGGCGACGGCCTTACCGAAGCGGGTTTAACTAAGTCTGCCTTACTTACCTTTATGGAAGAAAAGAAGATGCTGCAATACGCCGACAAAGTTGTCGCGATGGTATCGGCAGATAAAGTGGGCGTATTTGGAGGGCTATCGCTGTTTAGTTTAGATGAGATAGATATTGTGATTACCGGAGAAAACGCCGATAAGGCGATGATTGAACTGCTTCAAGAGAATAATATTCAGGTGTATTTGGTCTAA
- the ptsP gene encoding phosphoenolpyruvate--protein phosphotransferase — protein sequence MSFFKSLFASSEKETEVASQPELVQSATIEQPVAAKKEPDSLQVETKQIFLNQNFNSKEQVLRFVSEQMLALGLVNADYFDALQARENKVSTYLINGVAIPHGVNEAKPLVAQSGVVIVQIPQGISWNDNGDSVKLVVGIAAKGEDHLSLLQTLTTVVMDETLSAQLASTEDKFDIINALGAGASAEAVVEDDFAISQSALIVDEAGMHARPASLLSEQAASFANTQIRIRNGEQSANAKSMAALLAMGAKLGDSVVVSAEGEQAEQAVQLLADMIKAGLDSEEDNANAEFNPLTGLPALVNATGDAVLQGMAASPGIAAAPIFVLRASNINVEQQGSGESNEKQALQEALSKAAEQSDELHNKLLEKAPQEAAILKAQKQLLSDETINQECLQYIEQGNSAAWSWQQALTSQIDALSKVEDERLKARIADLNDVSQRVIAILTSAETLSFPDEEFILLAKDLSPSQTAGLEGKAVKAIATELGGPNSHMAILARGLGIPAVVGVGAGKLCEVADQQMAVVDPQSASVVINPSSETLEQARQNIDTWLQMRLAEAEHQHEPAVTKDGRHIEVVCNIAKPKDAPSILENGGEGAGLLRTEFLFEASSEEPSIEQQIDALKSIAKELGDRQLVVRTADIGGDKPVSWMDMPHEDNPFLGVRGVRLSFKHQDMFERQLEAIYRTAIWQVEQFGKSGIHIMFPMIAKMSEWTKAKEMADKIRVSLNAPELPLGIMVEVPSAALVADTLAKHVDFFSIGSNDLTQYTLAMDRLNPELCCEADSYHPGLLRLISMTVKAATANGKWVGVCGNMAADPNIACLLVGMGVQELSVSPANVPAVKNIIRSVSYSKLQAKAEKALQMCSSEAVMAMYKNHDDLI from the coding sequence ATGTCCTTTTTTAAAAGTTTATTCGCTTCCAGTGAGAAAGAGACAGAGGTTGCCTCTCAACCAGAATTGGTGCAGTCAGCCACTATTGAGCAGCCAGTTGCTGCTAAAAAAGAGCCAGATTCGCTACAGGTGGAAACTAAGCAAATCTTTCTAAATCAAAATTTTAATAGCAAAGAACAAGTATTGCGTTTTGTGTCTGAACAAATGTTGGCACTAGGTTTAGTAAACGCCGATTACTTTGACGCTTTGCAAGCAAGAGAAAACAAAGTAAGTACCTATTTAATTAACGGCGTGGCTATTCCCCATGGCGTTAACGAAGCAAAACCCCTAGTTGCGCAAAGTGGTGTGGTTATTGTGCAAATTCCCCAGGGCATTAGTTGGAATGACAACGGCGATAGCGTGAAGCTGGTTGTCGGCATTGCAGCTAAGGGCGAAGACCATCTTAGTCTTTTACAAACCCTAACTACGGTTGTAATGGATGAGACTTTGTCAGCTCAACTAGCATCTACAGAAGATAAGTTCGACATTATTAACGCATTAGGAGCTGGTGCTTCGGCAGAAGCAGTGGTTGAAGATGATTTTGCTATTAGCCAAAGTGCTCTCATTGTTGATGAAGCGGGTATGCATGCTCGCCCAGCAAGTTTGCTTAGTGAACAAGCGGCCAGTTTTGCCAATACTCAAATCCGCATTCGAAACGGTGAGCAATCTGCCAATGCAAAATCTATGGCTGCATTATTGGCCATGGGTGCAAAACTGGGAGATTCAGTAGTTGTTTCTGCCGAAGGTGAGCAAGCCGAACAAGCTGTTCAGCTATTGGCAGACATGATCAAAGCGGGCCTAGACAGTGAGGAAGATAACGCTAATGCTGAGTTTAATCCTTTAACGGGCTTGCCGGCTTTAGTTAATGCCACTGGTGATGCGGTGCTGCAGGGGATGGCAGCCTCACCCGGCATTGCCGCTGCTCCTATATTTGTACTGCGCGCCTCAAACATTAATGTTGAGCAGCAAGGCAGTGGCGAAAGTAATGAAAAGCAAGCACTACAAGAAGCGCTAAGTAAAGCCGCTGAACAAAGCGACGAGTTACATAACAAGCTGTTAGAAAAAGCCCCACAAGAGGCCGCTATTTTAAAAGCGCAAAAGCAGCTACTAAGCGACGAAACGATAAATCAAGAATGCTTGCAATATATTGAGCAAGGCAACAGTGCTGCTTGGTCTTGGCAACAAGCCTTAACGTCACAAATTGATGCTTTATCTAAAGTTGAAGACGAGCGACTAAAGGCACGTATAGCCGACCTAAATGATGTAAGCCAGCGTGTTATCGCCATTCTTACCTCAGCTGAAACACTAAGTTTCCCTGATGAAGAGTTCATTTTGTTGGCAAAAGATCTTTCACCTTCGCAAACTGCTGGCTTAGAGGGAAAAGCGGTAAAAGCCATTGCTACCGAGTTAGGTGGTCCTAACAGTCATATGGCAATTCTTGCACGAGGCTTGGGTATTCCTGCAGTGGTTGGTGTTGGCGCTGGCAAGTTGTGCGAAGTGGCAGACCAACAAATGGCAGTGGTCGATCCACAAAGCGCTAGCGTAGTGATTAACCCTAGTAGCGAAACACTAGAGCAAGCACGCCAAAACATCGACACTTGGTTACAAATGCGTTTAGCCGAAGCAGAGCATCAACATGAACCTGCTGTAACTAAAGATGGTCGCCATATTGAAGTAGTTTGTAACATCGCTAAACCTAAAGATGCACCAAGTATCTTGGAAAATGGCGGAGAAGGCGCAGGCTTACTTAGAACCGAGTTTTTGTTTGAAGCTTCAAGCGAAGAACCTTCCATTGAGCAACAGATAGACGCACTTAAAAGCATCGCGAAAGAGCTTGGCGATCGCCAACTTGTTGTAAGAACAGCGGATATTGGTGGTGACAAACCGGTGTCGTGGATGGATATGCCGCACGAAGATAACCCATTTTTAGGGGTTCGTGGAGTACGCTTATCGTTTAAACACCAAGACATGTTTGAACGTCAACTAGAAGCCATCTATCGCACAGCAATTTGGCAAGTAGAGCAATTTGGCAAATCAGGGATCCACATTATGTTCCCAATGATCGCCAAAATGTCTGAATGGACCAAAGCCAAAGAAATGGCCGATAAGATTCGAGTGTCGCTTAATGCACCTGAACTGCCCTTAGGCATTATGGTTGAAGTGCCATCTGCCGCTTTAGTGGCAGACACCTTAGCTAAACATGTCGATTTCTTCTCTATCGGTTCTAACGATTTAACCCAATACACCTTAGCGATGGACAGACTAAACCCTGAGTTGTGCTGTGAAGCTGACAGTTACCATCCAGGTTTGTTGAGGTTAATTTCTATGACCGTTAAAGCAGCCACTGCCAACGGTAAGTGGGTAGGCGTGTGCGGCAACATGGCAGCCGACCCTAACATTGCTTGTTTATTAGTGGGAATGGGGGTTCAAGAGCTGTCGGTAAGTCCAGCTAATGTTCCAGCAGTAAAAAACATCATTCGTTCGGTGTCTTACAGCAAGTTGCAGGCTAAAGCAGAAAAAGCCCTGCAAATGTGTAGCTCCGAAGCCGTCATGGCGATGTACAAAAACCATGATGATCTTATTTAG
- a CDS encoding efflux RND transporter permease subunit, whose product MTIAEYSIKNKVISWMFLVILAVGGVVSFADLGRLEDPAFTVKDAMVITSYPGATSTEVEEELTYPLEKAIRQLPYLDKVTSTSSAGLSQIMVSMKMDYGPDELPQIWDELRRKVNDLEPSLPPGVNPVQVMDDFGDVYGVMLMVTGENYSYVELKRYVDYLTRELEVVDGVGKISLAGDQQEQLFVEMSLKRVAALNLDMNTVAGLLAQQNAVISAGEVTVNSQTLTLRPTGELNSIETFENLIIHGRDTGNLIRLKDVATVTRDVQEVPSNLLNYNGEPALNLGISFSSGVNVVKVGEAVDARLAELENIKPAGIKIHTLYNQAKEVEQSVNGFVLSLAEAVGIVIVVLLFTMGLRSGVIIGAVLLLTVMGTFILMSIYDIELQRISLGALIIALGMLVDNAIVVVEGILVGMQRGRTKVQAAKDIVEQTKWPLLGATVIAIVAFAPIGLSPDATGEFMGSLFWVLCFSLFLSWITAITLTPFLADLLLSSKTSEKQQNNDDPYKGVLFVVFGRLLKFCLRFRMLTVAVMIMMLAGAFYGFSLVKNSFFPPSNTPMFYVDMWMPEGTDIRDTYKQVQKVEDFLLDKEQVEFVTSTTGQGLQRFSLTYSPEKSYEAFAQLQVRVVDREQMLDLMRELDTSLRDSFRQVSFQFRLMEIGPSPASKIEARIIGSDPQVLRDLATQVEDIFNADSGARNIRHDWRERTKDLLPQFNESQARRLGISKQDLADTLQMAFGGSAIGLFRDGTEMLPIVVRLPEEERVDFSTVQNLKLWSPALQTYVPIQQVVDDISLDWVEPLIQRQDRKRTLTVLADHDILGDETAASLFGRLRPQVEAIDLPVGYSIEWGGEYESSNDAQEALFSSLPMGYLFMFIITVFLFNSIRQPIVIWLTVPLAVIGVAIGLLATNSAFSFTALLGVLSLSGMVLKNGIVLMDQINIETHSGKDPYQAVVDSAISRVRPVSMAALTTILGMMPLVFDAFFGSMAVTIMFGLGFATVLTLVIVPVLYALFYRIKPSEA is encoded by the coding sequence GTGACTATTGCTGAATACTCGATAAAAAATAAAGTTATAAGCTGGATGTTTTTGGTCATTCTGGCGGTTGGTGGCGTAGTGTCTTTTGCAGACCTTGGGCGTTTGGAAGATCCTGCCTTTACGGTTAAAGACGCCATGGTTATTACCTCTTACCCTGGCGCTACATCTACAGAAGTAGAAGAAGAGCTGACCTATCCTCTAGAAAAGGCGATTCGCCAGTTGCCTTATTTGGATAAGGTTACTTCTACATCATCGGCTGGTTTGTCGCAAATTATGGTGAGCATGAAGATGGACTATGGTCCTGATGAACTGCCGCAAATATGGGACGAGTTAAGACGTAAAGTAAATGATCTGGAGCCCTCGTTACCGCCAGGTGTAAACCCTGTTCAGGTTATGGACGACTTTGGTGATGTTTATGGCGTAATGTTAATGGTTACCGGCGAGAACTATTCTTACGTAGAGTTAAAGCGCTATGTTGATTACTTAACCCGTGAGTTGGAAGTAGTTGATGGCGTTGGGAAAATCAGCTTAGCGGGTGACCAACAAGAGCAATTGTTTGTAGAAATGTCGCTTAAACGAGTGGCAGCGCTAAACCTAGATATGAACACTGTAGCTGGATTATTAGCCCAGCAAAATGCAGTGATTAGTGCAGGTGAGGTTACTGTTAACTCCCAAACGCTTACATTGCGCCCAACCGGTGAACTAAATTCTATCGAAACCTTTGAAAACCTAATTATTCATGGTCGCGATACCGGTAATCTTATTCGCTTAAAAGACGTAGCTACCGTTACCCGTGATGTGCAGGAAGTACCCAGTAACTTGCTTAATTACAATGGCGAACCTGCACTAAACCTAGGTATTTCGTTTTCCTCTGGGGTTAACGTGGTTAAGGTGGGAGAGGCTGTTGACGCGCGTTTAGCTGAGCTTGAAAACATTAAACCTGCCGGGATTAAGATTCACACGCTTTACAATCAAGCCAAAGAAGTTGAGCAGTCGGTTAACGGTTTTGTGCTTAGTTTGGCCGAAGCGGTGGGTATTGTGATTGTGGTGCTGTTGTTTACCATGGGTTTGCGCAGCGGAGTGATCATTGGCGCGGTGTTGCTATTAACGGTGATGGGTACTTTCATATTGATGAGTATCTACGACATTGAATTGCAGCGGATCTCGCTTGGCGCATTAATTATTGCGCTAGGTATGTTGGTCGACAATGCCATTGTCGTTGTTGAAGGTATTTTGGTTGGCATGCAACGAGGCCGAACTAAAGTCCAAGCCGCTAAAGACATCGTAGAACAAACTAAGTGGCCGCTATTAGGCGCAACGGTGATTGCCATTGTAGCCTTTGCACCAATAGGCTTATCGCCCGATGCAACGGGTGAGTTTATGGGCTCACTGTTTTGGGTACTTTGTTTCTCACTCTTTTTAAGCTGGATTACCGCCATTACCTTAACGCCTTTTCTTGCTGACTTATTGTTGTCGTCTAAAACCAGCGAGAAACAACAAAACAATGATGATCCCTACAAAGGTGTTTTATTTGTTGTGTTTGGCCGTTTATTGAAGTTCTGTTTGCGCTTTAGAATGCTTACGGTAGCAGTGATGATAATGATGTTAGCTGGAGCATTTTACGGCTTTAGCCTAGTAAAGAACTCATTCTTTCCGCCTTCAAATACGCCAATGTTCTACGTTGATATGTGGATGCCAGAAGGCACCGATATCCGTGATACCTACAAGCAAGTTCAAAAAGTAGAAGACTTTTTGTTAGACAAAGAGCAAGTAGAGTTTGTTACTTCTACTACTGGTCAAGGCTTGCAACGTTTTAGCCTTACTTACAGCCCAGAAAAAAGCTACGAAGCGTTTGCTCAGCTGCAAGTTCGAGTGGTTGACCGTGAACAAATGCTAGATCTGATGCGCGAGCTTGATACCAGTTTGCGTGATTCTTTTAGGCAAGTGAGCTTTCAGTTCCGATTAATGGAAATTGGTCCATCTCCTGCCTCTAAGATTGAAGCGAGAATTATTGGTTCTGATCCGCAAGTACTTAGAGATTTAGCCACTCAGGTTGAGGACATTTTTAATGCCGACTCTGGAGCGCGAAACATTCGCCATGATTGGCGCGAACGAACTAAAGACTTGCTGCCTCAGTTTAATGAGTCTCAAGCTCGCCGCTTAGGTATTTCTAAACAAGATTTGGCTGACACCTTACAAATGGCCTTTGGTGGAAGCGCTATCGGCTTGTTTAGAGATGGCACCGAGATGCTGCCAATTGTTGTTCGTTTACCAGAAGAAGAGCGGGTTGATTTTTCAACGGTGCAAAACCTAAAGCTTTGGAGCCCAGCGCTACAAACTTATGTGCCTATTCAACAAGTAGTGGATGACATTAGCTTAGATTGGGTTGAACCGCTTATTCAACGCCAGGACCGCAAGCGCACGCTAACGGTATTAGCAGACCATGACATCCTTGGCGATGAAACTGCGGCTAGTTTGTTTGGTCGTTTACGCCCTCAAGTGGAAGCTATTGATTTACCTGTTGGTTATTCAATAGAGTGGGGTGGTGAGTACGAGTCATCAAACGATGCACAGGAAGCACTATTTAGCTCATTACCAATGGGTTATCTGTTTATGTTCATCATTACGGTGTTTTTGTTTAACTCTATTCGCCAGCCTATTGTTATTTGGCTCACGGTGCCGTTGGCGGTAATTGGTGTGGCTATTGGCCTACTTGCAACCAACTCGGCATTTAGCTTTACCGCTTTATTAGGCGTGTTGAGTTTAAGTGGTATGGTGTTAAAAAACGGCATTGTATTAATGGATCAAATTAACATTGAGACTCACTCAGGCAAAGACCCTTACCAAGCAGTAGTTGATAGCGCAATTAGCCGGGTAAGGCCGGTGAGTATGGCAGCATTAACCACGATATTGGGTATGATGCCTTTAGTATTTGATGCCTTCTTTGGCTCAATGGCGGTAACCATCATGTTCGGACTTGGTTTTGCAACCGTGCTAACTCTAGTGATTGTTCCGGTATTGTATGCCTTGTTTTATCGAATAAAACCTAGCGAAGCATAA
- a CDS encoding efflux RND transporter periplasmic adaptor subunit, producing the protein MRTNLTNKAVWQRLSFVGLMMLVLQACEPAHSEPVTEIVKPVKLLEVPETFNAVDYNFVAQVQATSRAQLAFQVSGEIQQLNVRMGQFVNKGDLLAALDPHDFQLAVDARKAQFDLEKARRTRSEQLFAKKLISEDNYDQVLTAYTEAQANLDQAATDLAYTKLHAPFSGVVSLTYAKQFQFAGAKQPVLSLLGDEQLDLVFNLPVTITERLNLAELREAKLWVTLGNFKGVELPARFKEISTQPDPDTNSYTVTLTIIRPEHLNILPGMSGAVYVRNESETDNGLALPKGAFIQIDEQQAQVWRVVPETMRIEAVDVQLNQQGLVIKGLDAGDSIVVAGAKSLNAGQIIRPWQREGGI; encoded by the coding sequence ATGAGAACAAATTTAACAAACAAGGCCGTTTGGCAGCGGCTTAGTTTTGTAGGCCTAATGATGCTGGTATTGCAAGCTTGCGAACCCGCTCATTCAGAGCCAGTTACTGAAATTGTAAAACCCGTGAAATTATTGGAAGTGCCAGAAACGTTCAACGCTGTTGACTACAACTTTGTAGCGCAGGTTCAAGCAACAAGCCGAGCTCAGTTGGCCTTTCAAGTATCAGGTGAAATACAGCAATTAAACGTAAGAATGGGGCAGTTTGTAAATAAAGGAGATTTACTTGCCGCTCTTGACCCTCATGATTTTCAATTAGCTGTTGATGCGCGTAAAGCTCAATTTGATTTAGAGAAAGCTCGTCGTACAAGATCTGAGCAGTTATTTGCTAAGAAGTTGATTTCTGAGGATAACTACGATCAAGTTCTTACTGCCTACACAGAAGCACAAGCTAATTTGGACCAAGCGGCCACTGATTTAGCCTACACCAAACTTCATGCGCCGTTCTCCGGGGTTGTATCACTGACTTACGCAAAGCAATTCCAGTTTGCCGGTGCAAAACAGCCAGTGTTGAGTTTGTTGGGTGATGAGCAATTAGACTTAGTCTTTAACTTACCGGTTACCATTACCGAGCGCCTGAATTTAGCCGAACTGCGCGAAGCAAAACTATGGGTAACCTTAGGAAACTTTAAAGGTGTCGAGTTACCCGCTCGTTTTAAAGAGATCTCTACCCAACCAGATCCCGATACCAATAGTTATACGGTTACCTTAACCATCATAAGGCCAGAGCACCTAAACATCTTACCTGGCATGTCTGGCGCGGTTTATGTGCGTAATGAGTCTGAAACCGATAACGGTTTAGCCTTACCTAAAGGTGCTTTCATCCAAATTGATGAGCAGCAAGCACAAGTATGGCGAGTGGTGCCTGAAACAATGCGAATAGAAGCAGTGGACGTACAACTAAATCAACAAGGTTTGGTTATTAAAGGTTTAGATGCCGGAGATAGCATTGTAGTTGCAGGTGCTAAATCGTTAAATGCTGGCCAGATAATACGGCCTTGGCAACGTGAAGGAGGTATTTAG
- a CDS encoding PTS sugar transporter subunit IIA, whose protein sequence is MNQDLITKQSILLDFEAESKDEALYSICAQLFLLRKTTDPTGLYNDIIKRENIVSTFAGQHTAIPHVITQHINEPVLCFVRVKSDEFYWNEEDEDVRIIFLLAVPLKENLKKLRESQSYVFSSIAQLMTDPSMIELWLTTNEERVILDSLNLAFESNFKATTSIKE, encoded by the coding sequence ATGAATCAGGATCTGATAACAAAACAAAGCATATTGCTCGACTTCGAAGCTGAGTCTAAAGATGAAGCTTTATACAGCATATGTGCTCAATTGTTTTTGTTACGCAAAACCACAGACCCAACCGGCTTATATAACGACATTATTAAACGCGAGAACATTGTTAGTACATTTGCCGGGCAACATACTGCTATTCCCCACGTAATTACTCAACACATCAATGAACCGGTGTTGTGTTTCGTTCGAGTAAAGAGTGATGAGTTTTACTGGAATGAAGAGGATGAGGATGTTCGCATCATCTTCTTGCTTGCTGTACCTCTAAAAGAAAATTTAAAAAAGCTTAGAGAGTCTCAGTCATATGTATTTTCGTCGATTGCTCAATTAATGACAGATCCTTCGATGATAGAACTATGGCTAACAACAAATGAAGAGCGAGTGATACTCGACAGCTTGAACTTGGCCTTTGAGTCAAATTTCAAAGCAACTACGAGCATAAAGGAATAA